From Sporosarcina sp. Te-1, the proteins below share one genomic window:
- a CDS encoding metal-dependent hydrolase has translation MDTGTHIVMSAAVCGLALADPVVSSDTVTMSAVFVGIVGGSLVPDIDTVLKLKNNAIYIRNHRGITHSVPAVLLWPLVISVLLSFLLPGADYIHVWAWTFLAVFLHVFVDIFNSYGTQALRPFSNRWVAIGVINTFDPIIFGLHIVAITAWMLGANPVFTFALLYAVLFGYYLLRFAVKAAVKKAVCHTVPDATDIFIAPTMRFFQWRVAASNEKYHYVGRAYKRSVNIYDRFEREPLPDSPYIEAAMEDRNIKAFVSFSPIYRWAISYVGDIVEVRLIDLRYRSKGYYPFVAVAHINKDMEVVNSYTGWIFSEDKLRKKLKFIPNS, from the coding sequence TTGGATACCGGAACACACATCGTCATGAGTGCGGCGGTATGCGGACTCGCACTTGCGGATCCTGTCGTTTCATCAGATACTGTGACCATGTCAGCCGTGTTCGTCGGGATCGTTGGAGGCTCCCTCGTACCGGATATTGATACCGTTCTAAAATTGAAAAATAATGCCATCTATATTCGGAATCATCGGGGAATTACCCATTCTGTCCCTGCTGTGTTACTATGGCCGCTTGTTATATCAGTGCTGCTTTCATTCCTGTTGCCTGGTGCAGATTATATACACGTTTGGGCATGGACGTTTCTAGCTGTATTCCTTCATGTCTTTGTAGATATTTTCAATTCATACGGCACGCAGGCATTGCGTCCGTTTTCTAATCGCTGGGTGGCTATTGGTGTAATCAATACGTTTGATCCGATCATTTTCGGACTGCATATCGTCGCCATTACCGCCTGGATGCTGGGGGCCAATCCCGTATTTACATTTGCTTTGCTATACGCTGTGCTGTTTGGCTACTATTTGTTGCGATTCGCAGTCAAAGCAGCGGTAAAAAAGGCGGTTTGCCATACCGTTCCCGATGCGACGGATATCTTCATTGCGCCCACGATGCGTTTTTTTCAATGGCGCGTTGCTGCATCTAATGAAAAATATCACTACGTAGGACGTGCCTACAAACGATCCGTCAATATTTACGATCGTTTTGAACGGGAACCATTGCCCGATTCTCCGTATATCGAGGCAGCCATGGAAGATCGGAACATTAAAGCTTTCGTTTCCTTCTCTCCCATTTATCGATGGGCCATTTCGTATGTAGGCGACATTGTGGAAGTCCGCCTCATCGATCTCAGATACCGGAGCAAAGGATATTATCCGTTCGTTGCGGTCGCCCATATTAATAAAGACATGGAAGTTGTGAATTCTTATACTGGATGGATTTTCTCTGAAGACAAGCTGCGAAAAAAGCTGAAGTTCATCCCCAACTCATAA
- a CDS encoding YfhH family protein translates to MESQKKYSDMTEHELRTEVARLMEKARKAEQLGIVNEYAVYQRKAVIVQSYLVDAKSIIPGEVYRIDGDEGVFFKVDYLKGLFAWGYRLSGERAEEALPISMLKPLKSGK, encoded by the coding sequence ATGGAGAGCCAGAAGAAATATAGTGACATGACAGAACATGAATTGCGTACGGAAGTTGCGAGATTGATGGAAAAGGCACGGAAAGCGGAGCAGCTTGGCATCGTGAATGAATATGCCGTTTACCAGCGAAAAGCTGTTATCGTCCAATCCTACTTGGTCGATGCAAAATCGATCATTCCTGGAGAAGTCTATCGGATCGATGGTGACGAAGGAGTATTCTTCAAAGTGGATTACTTGAAAGGGCTTTTTGCGTGGGGATATCGGCTAAGCGGGGAACGTGCCGAAGAGGCATTGCCGATTTCCATGCTCAAGCCTTTGAAATCTGGAAAATGA
- the recX gene encoding recombination regulator RecX: MSVITKITQQKRDSERYNIFLDEVYAFSVHESVLVKFGLTKGMQLDDWAKGEIEYEDQIEKAFNRALHYLSFRMRSEFEVKQKLADLEFGEAVILEAIVKLKRLGFLNDEAFSEALVKTQKNTSNKGPKAIQQDLQKKGIAKELQEKVIGHYSDEEQVARARKLAEKAVAGNRAAPPAQLKQKIQNALLRKGFSYEVVHQVIDNLEMEIEEDQWDAMTDSIGEKAWRRYQSKHSGYQLINRVKQAMYQKGIPMDRINRFIDKKESEDHGEPEEI; the protein is encoded by the coding sequence ATGTCTGTTATTACGAAAATAACACAACAAAAACGTGATAGCGAACGATATAATATATTTCTCGATGAAGTATACGCATTTAGCGTCCATGAATCTGTGCTCGTCAAATTCGGTTTGACAAAAGGGATGCAGCTGGATGATTGGGCAAAAGGCGAAATTGAATACGAAGACCAAATTGAGAAAGCATTTAATCGGGCGCTCCATTACTTGTCATTTCGGATGCGCAGCGAGTTTGAAGTGAAACAGAAACTGGCTGATCTTGAGTTTGGTGAGGCGGTTATCCTAGAAGCGATCGTCAAACTGAAGCGCCTCGGTTTCTTAAATGATGAAGCCTTTTCAGAAGCTTTAGTGAAAACGCAAAAAAACACATCGAATAAAGGGCCGAAAGCCATTCAACAAGATTTGCAGAAGAAAGGGATCGCTAAAGAATTACAAGAAAAAGTGATCGGGCATTATTCGGATGAGGAACAGGTCGCCCGTGCCAGAAAATTGGCGGAGAAAGCCGTCGCTGGAAATCGTGCTGCTCCTCCCGCACAATTGAAGCAGAAAATCCAAAACGCATTACTGCGCAAAGGATTCTCATACGAGGTAGTTCATCAAGTCATTGATAATCTTGAGATGGAAATCGAAGAAGATCAATGGGATGCCATGACAGACTCAATCGGGGAGAAAGCATGGCGGCGCTACCAATCCAAGCATTCGGGATATCAATTGATCAACCGGGTGAAACAAGCGATGTATCAAAAAGGCATACCGATGGATCGAATTAATCGGTTCATTGACAAGAAGGAGTCAGAGGATCATGGAGAGCCAGAAGAAATATAG
- a CDS encoding TIGR01777 family oxidoreductase, which produces MKVVITGGTGFVGRHLVELLLTEGYEVIVLTRNSSYSSNGVSYVQWLTTDASPEKEIKTADAFINLAGVSINEGRWNHIHRQAIFNSRMKATDELLHIISLMEQKPSVLINASAIGIYPTSETAVYTEESSEKADDLLGTTVEAWEQKASAANQMGIRTVFTRFGTVFGKKDGALPLMVTPYKFFVGGKIGNGRQWISWVHVKDVARAILFVLRNKSIEGPVNITSPFPKRMNDVGKAIGATIGKPHWIPAPSPLLKIALGKKSSLVLEGQFVLPEVLNQAGYQFEFPVLEDALDDLLT; this is translated from the coding sequence ATGAAAGTGGTAATCACAGGTGGAACAGGTTTTGTCGGGCGTCATCTAGTGGAATTGCTTCTTACGGAAGGATACGAAGTGATCGTGCTAACGAGGAATTCATCCTACTCCTCGAACGGGGTTTCATACGTACAGTGGCTGACTACAGATGCCAGTCCCGAAAAAGAAATCAAAACAGCCGATGCTTTTATCAACTTAGCAGGCGTCTCAATCAATGAAGGAAGATGGAATCACATTCATCGACAAGCCATTTTCAATAGCAGGATGAAAGCGACTGATGAATTGCTGCACATTATTTCATTAATGGAGCAGAAGCCCTCTGTCCTGATCAATGCGAGCGCCATTGGTATTTATCCGACTTCTGAAACAGCTGTCTATACAGAAGAGTCTTCTGAAAAAGCAGATGACTTGCTTGGCACCACGGTCGAAGCTTGGGAACAAAAAGCGTCTGCCGCAAACCAGATGGGCATCCGCACCGTCTTTACCCGATTCGGGACCGTATTCGGCAAAAAAGATGGGGCGCTTCCGCTCATGGTGACGCCCTATAAATTTTTTGTGGGTGGTAAAATCGGGAACGGGAGACAATGGATCTCATGGGTGCATGTCAAGGATGTGGCCAGAGCTATTTTGTTTGTGCTGCGAAATAAAAGCATAGAAGGTCCCGTCAATATCACATCTCCCTTTCCCAAACGGATGAATGACGTCGGCAAAGCAATCGGAGCAACAATCGGAAAGCCTCATTGGATTCCCGCCCCATCGCCTTTACTCAAAATTGCCTTGGGCAAAAAAAGCAGCCTTGTACTGGAAGGGCAATTTGTACTTCCAGAAGTCCTGAACCAAGCCGGATATCAATTCGAATTCCCAGTTCTAGAGGATGCTCTCGACGACTTACTGACATGA
- the pdaA gene encoding delta-lactam-biosynthetic de-N-acetylase, producing the protein MAAFIIVVGVLFNPFAAKAEEFHWGFKKATGGVPPNAGAALESILERHGAIYKGKPDEKIAYLTFDNGYENGYTESILDTLKNEDVPATFFLTGHYLKSAAPLVKRMVKEGHTIGNHSYNHPNMASASQQKVEEELKKFDELLNQTAGVQRTSYFRPPEGIFSETLLAQANELGYRHIFWSVAFIDWHANKPKGKAYAYNELMTQLHPGAVILMHTVSPDNAEALPDFIREAKKLGYEFRSLDDLVLEYENLNSIL; encoded by the coding sequence ATGGCTGCCTTTATCATCGTGGTCGGAGTGTTATTCAATCCTTTCGCAGCAAAAGCGGAAGAATTCCATTGGGGGTTCAAAAAAGCGACCGGCGGCGTTCCGCCGAATGCGGGAGCCGCATTGGAATCCATTCTTGAGAGGCATGGCGCCATTTATAAAGGAAAACCTGACGAGAAGATCGCCTATTTGACATTTGATAATGGCTATGAGAATGGTTATACGGAAAGTATACTCGATACACTCAAAAATGAGGATGTCCCAGCAACCTTCTTTCTCACCGGTCATTATTTAAAAAGTGCAGCCCCCCTCGTAAAACGTATGGTCAAAGAAGGGCATACCATCGGGAACCATTCATACAATCACCCGAATATGGCGAGTGCCTCCCAACAAAAAGTAGAGGAAGAGCTGAAAAAATTCGACGAGCTGCTAAACCAAACAGCCGGCGTCCAGCGAACGAGCTATTTTAGGCCGCCAGAAGGGATTTTCAGCGAAACGCTCCTCGCTCAAGCGAATGAACTTGGCTATCGGCATATTTTTTGGTCCGTCGCTTTCATCGACTGGCATGCGAACAAACCAAAAGGTAAAGCTTATGCGTATAATGAATTGATGACCCAATTACATCCAGGAGCCGTCATTCTCATGCATACTGTATCTCCAGATAATGCAGAAGCATTACCTGACTTCATCCGGGAGGCTAAGAAATTGGGCTATGAATTTCGATCACTAGATGATCTGGTTCTTGAGTACGAAAATCTCAATTCGATTTTGTAG
- a CDS encoding HAD family hydrolase: MIKAVLFDLDGTLLNRDASVVTFIEDQYERLQQIIGHIPKRLYIDRFLQLDNGGYTWKDQVYAQLVKEFDITAVTSEQLLEDYLIRFNRHCIPFPAVKETLQQLRKLHLKIGMITNGKEIFQMENIRALGITQLLDVILISESEGVKKPDAAIFHRALKQLQVIPSESIFIGDHPVNDVEAARNVGMRAIWKRDNRWDAVKADFTIDGLQEILDIVRQLRASD, encoded by the coding sequence TTGATTAAAGCAGTCCTTTTTGATTTGGATGGTACTTTATTAAACCGGGATGCCTCCGTTGTAACATTTATTGAGGATCAATATGAACGATTGCAGCAAATCATCGGACACATACCAAAACGTCTATACATAGACCGCTTCCTGCAATTGGATAATGGTGGTTACACTTGGAAAGATCAAGTGTATGCACAATTGGTGAAGGAATTTGACATTACAGCAGTGACTTCTGAGCAGCTACTGGAGGATTATCTCATACGATTTAATAGGCACTGCATCCCGTTTCCAGCCGTAAAGGAGACGTTACAGCAATTACGTAAACTCCATTTGAAAATAGGCATGATCACAAATGGGAAAGAGATATTTCAAATGGAAAATATCCGTGCCCTAGGGATAACCCAGCTTTTGGATGTTATTTTAATCTCTGAGTCGGAGGGTGTGAAAAAGCCTGATGCTGCTATTTTCCATCGGGCATTGAAGCAATTACAGGTGATACCAAGTGAAAGTATTTTTATTGGAGATCATCCCGTGAATGATGTGGAAGCCGCGAGAAATGTCGGCATGCGCGCCATTTGGAAGAGGGACAACCGATGGGATGCGGTGAAAGCAGATTTTACGATTGATGGGTTGCAAGAAATTCTGGACATTGTAAGGCAACTTCGCGCAAGCGATTAA
- a CDS encoding MFS transporter, with amino-acid sequence MDRTQQLERHRFWILVIIVSISGFSQGMLLPLISAIFEKDGISSTLNGLNATGLYIGTLLVSPFMEAPLRRFGYKPVIILGGIIVFGSLLLFPLWKHVVFWFVLRLLIGIGDHALHFSTQTWITSTSPGHRLGRNIAVYGLSFSVGFGAGPLFAPLVHVFEGLPFILSGLLCMAAWSLVFTLKNDFPDVISSNETGGRHFGGRAKMTIAVAGIAFLGPFGYGFLESSLNAMYPVYALRNGLELSSVSLILATFSLGGILSQLPLGMLSDKLGRRSVVPVTYAGGAVAFFVAGLAGNTVVFILISIFIAGVFLGSVFSLGISYMSDLTPKDLLPTGNLLCGIFFSIGSLTGPFVGGLFLEHLADVSFLMIHSIFFGLLFITALLGGRGKRAQATG; translated from the coding sequence ATGGATCGAACACAACAGTTGGAACGGCACCGATTTTGGATTTTAGTCATCATCGTTTCGATCTCAGGTTTTTCCCAAGGGATGTTATTGCCGCTCATTTCAGCTATCTTTGAAAAAGATGGAATCTCGAGTACTTTAAACGGATTGAATGCAACGGGCTTGTATATTGGGACACTCCTTGTTTCTCCTTTCATGGAAGCACCGCTCAGGCGGTTTGGGTATAAACCCGTCATTATTCTCGGGGGTATCATTGTATTTGGATCGCTCCTTTTGTTTCCACTTTGGAAGCATGTTGTATTTTGGTTTGTATTACGTTTGTTAATCGGCATTGGGGACCATGCGCTTCATTTCTCGACGCAAACATGGATAACGAGCACATCACCTGGCCATCGACTCGGCAGGAATATCGCTGTATATGGCTTATCTTTTAGCGTCGGTTTCGGTGCAGGGCCTTTATTCGCACCGCTTGTCCATGTTTTTGAAGGGTTGCCTTTCATCTTATCGGGACTGTTGTGTATGGCAGCCTGGTCGCTTGTGTTTACCTTGAAAAATGATTTCCCGGATGTCATATCCAGTAATGAAACAGGAGGGCGTCATTTTGGAGGACGGGCGAAAATGACCATCGCAGTTGCAGGAATTGCATTTTTAGGCCCGTTCGGTTATGGCTTCTTGGAGTCATCGCTCAATGCGATGTATCCTGTCTATGCGTTACGGAACGGGTTGGAACTTAGTTCTGTTTCGTTAATATTGGCCACCTTTTCACTAGGCGGTATATTATCGCAGCTGCCGCTCGGTATGTTGTCGGATAAACTTGGCCGGCGTTCGGTCGTCCCTGTGACTTATGCCGGAGGGGCAGTTGCCTTTTTCGTGGCAGGACTTGCGGGCAACACGGTAGTTTTTATACTCATTTCCATTTTCATAGCAGGCGTGTTCTTAGGTTCCGTTTTTTCCCTCGGCATTTCATATATGTCCGATTTGACGCCAAAGGATTTACTGCCTACCGGGAACTTGCTGTGCGGCATCTTTTTCAGTATTGGCAGCTTAACCGGCCCGTTTGTAGGAGGCTTGTTTTTGGAGCATTTAGCAGATGTCAGTTTCCTGATGATCCATTCCATCTTCTTTGGATTATTATTTATCACAGCCCTTCTTGGGGGAAGAGGAAAAAGAGCACAGGCGACCGGCTGA
- a CDS encoding OsmC family protein yields the protein MKFEMTENGFETETSYGKLAISSNDEYGFRPYQLLVSSVAVCSGGVMRKILDKMRMPADHITVEAKEIVRNPDQADRIEKIHLHFTIQGSSIEKEKMDRVLELTRKNCSMVQSVHESIEINETFTITQ from the coding sequence ATGAAATTTGAAATGACTGAAAACGGCTTTGAAACAGAAACATCCTATGGCAAACTAGCCATCTCTTCCAATGACGAATATGGATTCAGGCCTTACCAGCTGCTCGTCTCATCTGTTGCTGTATGCAGCGGAGGCGTCATGCGCAAAATCTTGGATAAAATGCGGATGCCAGCCGATCATATTACTGTAGAGGCCAAGGAAATTGTCCGTAATCCCGATCAAGCCGACCGGATCGAAAAAATCCATCTGCATTTCACCATCCAAGGTTCTTCCATTGAAAAAGAAAAAATGGATCGGGTATTGGAGCTGACAAGGAAGAACTGCTCTATGGTCCAATCCGTACATGAATCAATCGAGATTAACGAAACATTTACAATTACACAATAA
- a CDS encoding SE1561 family protein gives MNQPQNNGQVEQLKNRLHLFLEKLESIEPETADLQEIDQLILLVDEIEQQMEQIKTDN, from the coding sequence TTGAATCAACCACAAAACAACGGACAAGTGGAACAATTAAAGAATCGTCTTCACCTATTCCTTGAAAAATTGGAGTCGATTGAACCGGAAACGGCAGATTTGCAAGAGATCGATCAACTAATTTTATTAGTTGACGAAATCGAACAACAGATGGAACAAATTAAAACCGACAACTGA
- a CDS encoding fumarate hydratase: protein MYIDNLEKSMYELVCETSTNLPKDVRRAVKEARDLEDAGTRAAMSLDTIAKNINMADEKLSPICQDTGLPTFKIKTPVGVNQLEIKAAIRRAIEQATKDGKLRPNAVDSLTGDNSGDNLGLGLPVVKFDQWEENHIEVKLILKGGGCENKNIQYSLPTELEGLGRAGRDLDGIRKCVLHSVYQAQGQGCSAGFIGVGIGGDRSSGYDLAKEQLFREVDDVNPIPELAELERYILKTANTLGIGTMGFGGEATLLGCKVGVMHRIPASFYVSVAYNCWAYRRMAVDINAETGEIQHWHYNDGDKLTFEEPEQQESLQSSSRVVELTAPITEEQIRELQVGDVVKISGRMYTGRDAIHKYLSDHDSPVDLDGQIIYHCGPVVLKNDDGSYEIKAAGPTTSIREEPYQGDIMKKFGIRAVIGKGGMGPKTLAALAAHGGVYLNAIGGAAQYYADCIKAVEGVDLLQFGIPEAMWHLRVKDFTAVVTMDSHGNSLHADVDKSSLDKLAQYKEKVFA from the coding sequence ATGTACATAGACAATCTAGAGAAAAGCATGTATGAACTTGTCTGCGAGACATCGACAAATTTACCGAAAGATGTACGCAGAGCGGTCAAGGAAGCAAGAGATCTTGAAGATGCAGGAACACGGGCTGCCATGAGTCTGGATACGATCGCAAAAAATATTAATATGGCGGACGAGAAACTTTCTCCGATCTGCCAGGATACAGGCTTGCCTACCTTTAAAATCAAAACCCCAGTTGGAGTGAACCAATTGGAAATAAAAGCGGCTATCCGCCGGGCCATCGAACAAGCTACAAAAGATGGCAAGCTGCGGCCAAATGCGGTTGATTCCCTAACAGGAGACAACAGCGGTGACAACCTTGGTCTCGGCCTTCCTGTCGTCAAGTTTGATCAATGGGAAGAGAATCACATTGAAGTGAAACTCATCCTGAAAGGCGGCGGCTGTGAAAATAAGAACATCCAATACAGCCTACCAACAGAATTGGAAGGGCTTGGCCGTGCAGGCCGTGATCTAGATGGCATACGTAAATGCGTCTTACATTCCGTCTATCAAGCACAAGGACAAGGCTGTTCAGCAGGATTTATCGGTGTTGGCATCGGCGGCGATCGGTCTTCGGGCTACGATCTGGCTAAAGAGCAGCTATTCCGAGAAGTGGACGATGTCAATCCGATTCCAGAGCTGGCTGAATTGGAACGCTATATTTTAAAAACAGCCAACACGCTTGGCATTGGAACGATGGGCTTTGGAGGAGAAGCGACATTGCTCGGCTGCAAGGTCGGCGTCATGCACCGAATTCCTGCAAGCTTTTATGTTTCTGTTGCTTACAACTGCTGGGCTTATCGGCGAATGGCTGTTGACATTAATGCAGAAACTGGTGAAATCCAACATTGGCATTACAATGATGGCGACAAACTGACATTTGAAGAGCCGGAACAACAAGAGTCCTTACAGTCTTCCTCAAGAGTCGTTGAGCTGACAGCACCGATTACCGAAGAACAAATCCGTGAATTACAAGTCGGAGATGTGGTTAAAATCAGCGGTCGCATGTACACTGGCCGTGATGCTATCCATAAGTACTTATCCGACCACGATTCCCCGGTTGATTTGGATGGACAAATTATTTATCATTGTGGACCAGTCGTATTGAAAAATGACGATGGCTCCTATGAAATTAAAGCAGCCGGCCCGACAACCTCCATTCGCGAGGAACCATATCAAGGCGATATCATGAAAAAGTTTGGTATCCGCGCCGTTATCGGAAAAGGCGGCATGGGACCTAAAACGTTAGCGGCCTTGGCTGCACACGGTGGCGTTTACTTGAACGCTATCGGTGGGGCTGCCCAATACTATGCGGATTGCATCAAAGCTGTCGAAGGAGTCGACTTGTTGCAATTCGGCATCCCTGAAGCCATGTGGCATTTGCGCGTTAAGGATTTCACCGCAGTCGTTACGATGGATTCCCATGGCAACAGTCTGCATGCGGATGTAGATAAATCATCACTTGATAAACTCGCACAATACAAAGAGAAAGTTTTCGCATAA
- a CDS encoding heavy metal translocating P-type ATPase — protein sequence MTTQPMENEMSPFRWTAHLELIAALLSGVLIAVAWSIGRTGMEQASILLYIIAFLIGGFAKAKEGIEETIKDKQLNVEMLMVFAAIGSAVIGYWAEGAILIFIFAVSGALETYTLNKSHKEISALMGMQPEVAWLMNIDGTVAQVPTDSLSVGSVLLVKPGERIPVDGMIIAGSTSVDLSAINGESVPVSKGMGDELFAGTVNMSGAIQMEMTKPSSETLFQKIIQLVQNAQSEKSPSQQFIERFEGTYVKVVIATVLIMMVLPHFLFGWDWTTTFYRAIVLLVVASPCALVASIMPATLAAVSNGAKRGVLFKGGLHLEHVGSLQALAFDKTGTLTTGKPIVTDFIVRGGKEPKEVLGLLAAIESQSNHPLAMAIAKYASEQGVRVPSPPQIEDVPGYGIRAFVGTDEFLVGNPRFVGEADVHGFKEDVANQLAAEGKTVIYMKDQEGILACAALRDTLRPEATKAIRDLKRLGISPIMLTGDNQLTASAVAKEAGVEKYVSECLPERKVEEIKHLLNEYGTVGMIGDGINDAPALATATSGIAMGDGTDVALETADVVLMQNDLNRLAYAVKLSRKMQRIVKQNVFFSISVIVILILSNFMQVVDLPLGVIGHEGSTILVILNGLRMLNPIDRS from the coding sequence ATGACAACTCAACCTATGGAAAACGAAATGTCGCCTTTCCGTTGGACTGCCCATTTGGAATTAATAGCGGCACTTTTATCAGGTGTTTTGATTGCCGTTGCTTGGTCCATCGGCAGAACGGGCATGGAACAAGCTTCTATTCTTCTGTATATAATTGCTTTTTTAATAGGCGGCTTTGCAAAAGCAAAGGAAGGTATTGAAGAAACGATAAAGGATAAACAGCTCAATGTAGAAATGTTGATGGTATTTGCCGCAATTGGTTCTGCTGTCATCGGCTACTGGGCGGAAGGCGCCATCCTCATTTTCATTTTTGCAGTCAGCGGGGCTCTTGAAACATACACCCTAAATAAAAGTCACAAAGAGATTTCTGCCTTAATGGGCATGCAACCTGAAGTTGCCTGGTTAATGAACATAGACGGAACAGTTGCCCAAGTGCCTACCGATTCACTTTCCGTCGGTTCTGTTTTACTTGTCAAACCAGGTGAACGTATACCTGTAGATGGTATGATTATAGCAGGCTCGACATCTGTAGATCTTTCAGCCATCAATGGAGAATCCGTGCCTGTCTCAAAGGGAATGGGCGACGAGTTATTTGCCGGAACGGTCAACATGAGCGGTGCTATTCAAATGGAAATGACGAAACCAAGCTCTGAAACTTTGTTCCAGAAAATCATCCAGCTTGTTCAAAATGCCCAAAGTGAAAAGTCACCTTCTCAACAATTTATCGAACGGTTTGAAGGGACGTATGTGAAAGTTGTCATTGCCACCGTCCTGATCATGATGGTTCTCCCCCATTTCCTATTCGGATGGGATTGGACAACAACTTTTTACAGGGCAATCGTTCTGCTTGTTGTAGCATCGCCATGCGCACTCGTGGCTTCTATCATGCCAGCAACGCTGGCCGCTGTCTCGAATGGTGCGAAACGGGGTGTTCTATTCAAAGGAGGATTGCACCTTGAACATGTCGGCTCATTACAAGCGCTGGCTTTTGATAAAACTGGCACGTTAACAACCGGCAAGCCGATCGTGACAGATTTCATCGTGCGCGGCGGCAAGGAACCAAAGGAAGTACTGGGATTGCTTGCAGCCATCGAATCACAATCCAATCATCCGTTGGCCATGGCGATTGCAAAGTATGCGAGTGAACAAGGGGTCCGCGTCCCTTCTCCACCTCAAATCGAGGACGTTCCCGGTTATGGAATCCGAGCGTTCGTCGGAACTGACGAGTTTCTAGTCGGGAATCCTAGGTTCGTCGGAGAAGCAGATGTACATGGTTTCAAAGAAGATGTTGCAAATCAGCTTGCCGCTGAAGGAAAAACCGTCATTTATATGAAAGACCAAGAAGGAATTTTAGCTTGTGCCGCACTGCGCGATACGCTTCGCCCCGAAGCGACTAAAGCGATTCGGGATTTAAAACGGCTTGGCATCAGTCCCATCATGCTAACAGGAGATAATCAATTGACCGCCTCCGCTGTCGCAAAGGAAGCGGGGGTTGAGAAATACGTATCGGAATGTTTGCCTGAAAGAAAGGTAGAGGAAATAAAACACCTGTTGAATGAATATGGCACAGTCGGTATGATTGGTGACGGGATCAATGATGCGCCGGCACTTGCTACCGCCACATCAGGAATTGCCATGGGAGATGGAACAGATGTAGCACTTGAGACAGCGGACGTTGTCCTGATGCAAAATGATTTGAACCGTTTGGCATATGCCGTGAAATTATCTCGTAAAATGCAGCGGATTGTGAAGCAGAATGTGTTTTTCTCCATTTCGGTTATTGTGATACTCATTCTATCCAATTTCATGCAAGTGGTCGATTTGCCCCTCGGCGTCATCGGTCATGAGGGAAGTACCATCCTCGTCATACTGAACGGTCTTCGGATGCTTAATCCAATTGACCGGTCATGA
- a CDS encoding YihY/virulence factor BrkB family protein, translating into MKDTKVMNFLDDVKDGDLQKFDVTTTNGFFKELIVRIKKVDVTGLGSQLAFFFLLSLFPLLIFLITLLPYLNLDESQVFLFVREYAPDSVYQLIKNTIDEILKNRNGGLLSIGLLATIWSASKGMNALTKALNRSYFVEETRSFFVSRGMSVLFTIALIGVLIVALVLPVFGQQIGTLLFSYFGLEEGFLKLWGSLRWILPPILIFVVFSATYWAVPNMKIHLKSVLPGALFATVGWIVTSLAFSFYVGNYANYSKTYGSIGAIIVLMLWLYFSAIILMLGGQLNAVLTERKQAIIAKKKSNAIH; encoded by the coding sequence ATGAAGGACACGAAAGTCATGAACTTTCTGGATGATGTGAAAGACGGGGATTTACAGAAATTCGATGTGACCACCACCAACGGATTTTTCAAGGAATTGATTGTCAGAATAAAGAAAGTGGATGTAACCGGACTCGGTTCTCAACTAGCTTTCTTTTTTCTGCTGTCGCTGTTTCCTCTATTAATCTTTCTGATTACGTTGTTGCCCTATTTAAATCTGGATGAATCGCAAGTATTTCTTTTTGTTAGGGAATATGCGCCGGATAGTGTCTATCAATTAATCAAGAACACGATAGATGAGATATTGAAAAATCGGAACGGTGGTTTATTGTCCATCGGATTATTAGCGACGATCTGGTCCGCATCCAAAGGAATGAATGCGTTGACGAAAGCATTGAATCGTTCTTATTTCGTCGAAGAGACAAGGTCTTTTTTCGTATCAAGAGGGATGTCCGTGCTGTTTACCATCGCCTTAATCGGTGTTTTAATCGTTGCGTTGGTCTTGCCGGTTTTTGGCCAACAGATCGGCACGTTGCTATTTTCCTACTTCGGACTGGAAGAAGGGTTTCTAAAATTATGGGGTAGTTTACGATGGATTTTACCCCCGATTCTCATCTTTGTCGTTTTTTCTGCTACGTACTGGGCAGTGCCAAACATGAAGATTCATTTGAAAAGTGTTTTGCCGGGAGCATTATTTGCAACTGTCGGATGGATCGTTACATCACTTGCCTTTTCGTTTTATGTAGGAAATTACGCCAACTACTCCAAAACGTATGGCAGCATCGGGGCAATCATTGTTCTCATGCTATGGCTTTACTTTTCAGCAATTATTCTGATGCTGGGCGGCCAGTTGAATGCAGTCTTGACGGAGCGTAAACAAGCAATAATTGCGAAGAAAAAGAGCAATGCTATCCACTAA